The Carnobacterium divergens genome includes a window with the following:
- a CDS encoding alpha/beta hydrolase family protein, producing the protein MKKATISVIAILIILISIIVYNNEFDMIIKDETVNIEKESIAVEYALPKKKREKPGLILFIHGDGPINKNGDEGYYPAWETLAKENYISISWDKAGVGGSTGNWLKQDMVDRKQEAEKVLKWALEKFDLDLRKVGVWGASQGGWVITKLLNENKDVKFAIGVAPAVNWMRQGRFNTISEMEYEGYSKKKIDEKLLTETQVNKYLKENNYQGYKDSNLEKEILEKDRWDFIRKNMDLDNTSEVEQISKPYYLVIGDHDLNVDTKETENIYREHINKEYLTVYPISNATHRMLKPRHQKDSRMTVVETVFNPRRIFAPDYFKALKEIASKKEI; encoded by the coding sequence ATGAAGAAAGCAACGATTTCAGTGATTGCAATACTCATTATTTTAATAAGTATTATTGTTTATAATAATGAATTTGATATGATTATCAAAGATGAAACCGTTAATATCGAAAAAGAAAGTATAGCAGTTGAATATGCGCTGCCAAAAAAGAAGAGAGAAAAACCCGGTTTAATTTTATTTATACATGGCGATGGACCAATTAATAAGAATGGTGATGAAGGGTATTATCCAGCATGGGAAACTCTTGCAAAAGAAAATTACATATCCATTAGTTGGGATAAAGCAGGCGTTGGGGGTTCCACGGGAAATTGGTTGAAACAAGATATGGTTGATCGAAAGCAAGAAGCGGAAAAAGTATTGAAATGGGCACTTGAAAAATTTGATCTTGATTTAAGGAAAGTTGGTGTTTGGGGAGCTAGTCAAGGAGGTTGGGTCATAACAAAACTATTAAATGAAAACAAGGATGTGAAATTTGCGATTGGCGTTGCACCAGCGGTAAATTGGATGAGACAGGGGAGGTTTAATACCATTAGTGAGATGGAATATGAAGGTTATTCTAAAAAGAAAATTGATGAAAAACTACTGACAGAGACTCAAGTAAATAAATATTTAAAAGAAAATAATTACCAAGGATACAAGGACAGTAATTTAGAAAAAGAGATTTTGGAAAAAGACAGATGGGATTTTATTCGTAAAAATATGGACTTAGATAATACTTCAGAGGTTGAACAAATTAGTAAACCCTATTATTTAGTAATAGGTGACCATGATCTTAATGTTGATACGAAAGAAACAGAAAATATTTATAGAGAGCACATAAATAAAGAGTATTTAACAGTCTATCCAATTTCAAATGCGACCCATAGGATGTTAAAACCAAGACATCAAAAAGATAGTAGAATGACAGTTGTAGAAACCGTTTTTAATCCTAGAAGAATTTTTGCACCAGATTATTTTAAAGCACTCAAAGAGATAGCATCGAAAAAAGAAATATAA
- a CDS encoding MerR family transcriptional regulator: MEEHYSIKEISDLFNIPKSTLRYWDAEKLIQIERNPANGYRIYTETQLIELTDIQFYRSLNVPIQQLKKITTFDASSLSGVLMETELSVTNEIERLRNVQLGIRTRLKKIELVKYLQKQLYQDSQPDFDFMIHLDIADKESVTTYLADPSSFLLKINSASNSEIEYGIASTNQKNQDVLWQKSKETKCFKECLLKVSIQEPAIHNLQEHLNALTSLGYTTGHTVARYLVSFAEEERFDYYHAWIEVR, from the coding sequence ATGGAAGAACATTATTCAATTAAAGAGATATCGGATTTGTTTAATATTCCAAAATCTACTTTGCGCTATTGGGATGCAGAAAAATTGATTCAGATTGAACGAAACCCAGCGAATGGGTACCGCATTTATACGGAAACACAATTAATTGAACTAACCGATATTCAATTTTATCGAAGTTTAAATGTTCCCATTCAACAATTAAAAAAAATAACTACTTTTGATGCCTCTTCCTTATCTGGGGTTCTTATGGAAACTGAATTGAGTGTAACAAATGAAATCGAACGATTAAGGAACGTTCAATTAGGAATTCGTACACGTCTTAAAAAAATAGAGCTGGTGAAGTATTTGCAAAAGCAACTTTATCAGGACAGTCAGCCAGATTTTGATTTTATGATTCATTTAGATATTGCAGATAAGGAAAGTGTCACTACGTATTTAGCGGATCCTTCAAGCTTTCTTTTAAAAATAAATTCTGCTTCAAACAGTGAAATCGAATACGGGATAGCCTCTACCAATCAAAAAAATCAAGATGTGCTGTGGCAGAAATCAAAAGAAACGAAATGCTTTAAAGAATGCTTGTTAAAGGTTTCAATTCAAGAACCCGCTATTCACAACCTACAAGAGCATCTTAACGCGTTAACAAGCTTAGGCTACACGACAGGACATACGGTTGCAAGGTATCTTGTTAGCTTTGCTGAGGAGGAACGGTTTGATTATTATCATGCTTGGATTGAAGTTCGCTAA
- a CDS encoding ABC transporter ATP-binding protein, translating to MKLVIDFFKKNKGLSVATIVALLFQILGTLGVPLLVAKLIDEGIASGDSTLVYQIGLQMVGVAFFAAISAIIGSYLSAQIAASFGYHIRNHFFRKVQKLSLKDTEEFGVASLVNRTSNDVDNIQQVMILFLQMILPGPIISVVAIYMTYSLSPKLTIVPLLSMLVFFIAVFILMKKGNHYSRSVQIKMDQVTRVFREFFMGIRVIRAFGNQEYEKKRTDQTFKEYADNTIKLNQVFAWLTPTVLFLMGASLAGILWIGGNEVALGKLQIGSITAVGEYTIITLAYLVMAAMVIVTIPKGMASVYRIQELLTKEPEVKDFANVNADNQKSQKEVVAFKNVTFSYQNAAEPVLQNISFTAKRGEVTAIVGGTGSGKSTIAKALLRFSEITSGEIQLNGQAIHELSQYDLRKKISYVPQKAYLFSGTIEENLKTGNQTMSSDELEHIIKIAQSDSFIHSLEKGIQSQVSQGGSNFSGGQKQRLAIARALAKQADAYIFDDSFSALDFKTDSRLRQALKEELKNKAVIIVAQRISTIKDADQILVLDEGVMVGKGTHAELLATNPIYQEFVASQSASKETQDDE from the coding sequence ATGAAATTAGTGATTGATTTTTTCAAAAAAAACAAAGGATTAAGTGTTGCAACCATTGTCGCACTTTTGTTTCAAATTTTAGGAACACTTGGAGTCCCACTTTTAGTTGCTAAATTAATTGATGAAGGCATTGCTAGTGGTGATTCTACACTAGTTTATCAAATCGGCTTGCAAATGGTAGGGGTGGCTTTTTTTGCCGCTATCTCAGCGATTATAGGAAGTTATTTATCTGCTCAAATAGCCGCTTCCTTTGGCTATCACATCAGAAATCATTTTTTTAGAAAAGTACAAAAGCTATCTTTAAAAGATACAGAAGAATTTGGTGTTGCATCACTGGTCAATCGAACGAGTAATGATGTTGATAATATTCAACAAGTGATGATTTTATTTTTACAAATGATTTTGCCAGGTCCAATCATTTCTGTCGTTGCAATTTATATGACGTATTCTCTTTCACCAAAATTAACAATTGTTCCACTTCTTTCAATGCTTGTTTTTTTTATTGCCGTTTTTATTTTAATGAAAAAAGGCAATCACTATTCAAGAAGCGTCCAAATAAAGATGGATCAAGTAACCCGAGTTTTCAGAGAATTTTTTATGGGGATTCGTGTTATTCGTGCTTTTGGCAATCAAGAATATGAAAAAAAACGAACGGATCAAACCTTCAAGGAATACGCTGACAATACTATTAAGCTAAATCAAGTCTTTGCTTGGCTGACGCCCACTGTTTTATTTTTGATGGGAGCTTCTCTTGCTGGAATATTATGGATTGGAGGAAATGAAGTTGCACTTGGAAAACTTCAAATTGGCAGTATTACAGCCGTCGGTGAATATACGATTATTACCTTAGCTTACCTTGTAATGGCAGCCATGGTGATAGTAACGATTCCAAAAGGGATGGCGTCGGTTTACCGAATTCAAGAATTGTTAACTAAAGAACCAGAAGTTAAAGACTTCGCAAATGTAAATGCAGACAATCAAAAAAGTCAAAAAGAAGTTGTCGCCTTTAAGAATGTTACCTTTTCCTATCAAAATGCAGCAGAACCAGTATTACAAAATATTAGTTTTACTGCTAAACGAGGAGAAGTGACCGCTATCGTTGGTGGGACAGGCTCTGGAAAAAGTACGATTGCTAAAGCATTATTACGCTTTAGCGAAATAACCTCAGGAGAAATCCAGTTAAATGGCCAGGCAATTCATGAACTTTCTCAATATGATTTACGAAAAAAGATTAGTTATGTTCCACAAAAAGCGTATTTATTTAGTGGAACAATTGAAGAAAATTTAAAAACAGGCAATCAAACAATGAGTTCAGACGAATTGGAACATATTATTAAAATTGCCCAATCCGACTCCTTTATCCATTCACTGGAAAAAGGAATACAATCACAAGTCTCACAAGGTGGGAGTAATTTTTCAGGCGGACAAAAGCAACGTTTGGCCATTGCTCGCGCGTTGGCTAAACAAGCAGACGCTTATATTTTTGACGATAGCTTTAGTGCCCTTGATTTTAAAACAGATAGTAGACTTAGGCAAGCATTAAAAGAGGAACTAAAAAATAAAGCAGTGATTATCGTAGCGCAACGCATTAGTACAATCAAAGATGCAGATCAAATCCTTGTGTTAGATGAAGGAGTGATGGTTGGAAAAGGCACTCATGCAGAACTCCTTGCAACCAATCCGATTTACCAAGAATTCGTTGCCTCACAAAGTGCAAGTAAGGAGACACAAGATGATGAATAA
- a CDS encoding ABC transporter ATP-binding protein: protein MMNKKIYLDKSFWRFFKILMTEKKAFILMAFSSLVSNLLMTSIPFIMGIGIDRLLHMIQEVGLRDVTIRQTHEILSPLIFMMISFELITFFFSYTQEKTMAKASEKITLNLRKQLTTKYTKLPMEFFDTHQVGDILSRSTTDLNKVANVLLTGINQMMSSIANVFFGVLMLLYISPALTIVVLGIMGMNFFVTKWIAAKNKEFAEKSYRELGELTNFAEEYYTGNLIVKSFNQQETAIQAFNEINQKQAKSFKKSQFVNFGIYPLIRFLNQLAFVVSAIFGAKLVLSGAMSLGTIQAYLQYVNQISEPLTQSSYVINSIQSALASMERIFEILDAKEEIKEAKTVVELKNPKGEIAFNHVQFGYDATKMLMEDVDFLAKAHGTVAIVGPTGAGKTTLVNLLLRFYELTGGEITFDGEPITNLSRSHLRSMFGMVLQDTWLFEGTIAENLAYGKRDATRNEIIEAAKIAQCHHFIQTLPDGYDTIISSEENTISQGQQQLLTIARIILANPAIVILDEATSSVDTRTEIEIQKAMNHVMKGRTSFVIAHRLSTIQSADLILVMKEGTIIEQGRHLELLNQDSFYSDLYNSQFS, encoded by the coding sequence ATGATGAATAAAAAAATATATCTAGATAAAAGTTTTTGGCGTTTCTTTAAGATTTTAATGACTGAAAAAAAAGCTTTTATTTTAATGGCTTTTTCCAGTTTGGTTTCAAATTTATTAATGACTAGTATTCCCTTTATTATGGGAATCGGAATTGATCGCTTGCTTCATATGATTCAAGAAGTAGGTCTGCGTGATGTGACGATTCGTCAGACACATGAAATCCTAAGCCCGTTGATTTTTATGATGATCAGTTTTGAATTAATCACCTTTTTCTTTTCATATACGCAGGAAAAAACAATGGCAAAAGCAAGTGAAAAAATAACCTTAAATTTAAGAAAACAATTGACAACTAAATACACAAAATTGCCGATGGAATTCTTTGATACTCATCAAGTGGGAGATATCTTAAGCCGTTCCACAACAGATTTAAATAAAGTTGCCAATGTTTTATTAACGGGCATTAACCAAATGATGTCTTCAATTGCCAATGTTTTCTTTGGTGTATTGATGTTGCTTTATATCAGTCCAGCATTAACCATTGTCGTCTTAGGAATTATGGGGATGAATTTTTTTGTAACGAAGTGGATTGCAGCGAAAAATAAAGAGTTTGCTGAAAAAAGTTACCGTGAATTAGGCGAATTAACTAATTTTGCAGAAGAATATTATACAGGTAATCTGATTGTAAAATCGTTTAATCAACAAGAAACAGCAATTCAAGCCTTCAATGAAATCAATCAAAAACAAGCAAAATCTTTTAAGAAATCTCAATTTGTCAATTTTGGTATCTATCCTTTAATTCGTTTTTTAAACCAGCTAGCTTTTGTTGTAAGTGCAATTTTTGGAGCGAAATTAGTGTTGTCAGGAGCTATGAGCTTAGGAACGATTCAAGCCTATCTGCAATACGTCAATCAAATATCGGAACCACTAACACAATCTTCTTATGTTATAAATTCGATTCAAAGTGCGCTGGCTTCGATGGAGCGTATATTTGAAATATTGGATGCAAAAGAAGAAATAAAAGAGGCTAAAACCGTCGTTGAATTAAAAAATCCAAAAGGGGAGATTGCCTTCAACCATGTGCAATTTGGCTATGACGCTACAAAAATGCTTATGGAAGATGTTGATTTTCTTGCAAAAGCTCATGGGACGGTTGCTATTGTGGGGCCAACGGGAGCTGGTAAAACAACCTTGGTTAATCTACTCTTACGTTTTTATGAACTAACTGGAGGCGAGATTACCTTTGATGGTGAACCTATCACCAACTTATCAAGAAGCCATTTAAGAAGTATGTTTGGAATGGTCTTACAAGACACCTGGTTATTTGAAGGAACGATTGCTGAAAATTTGGCATATGGAAAAAGAGATGCGACGCGTAATGAAATCATCGAAGCGGCTAAAATTGCGCAATGCCATCATTTTATCCAAACCTTACCAGATGGTTACGACACGATTATTTCCAGTGAAGAAAATACAATTTCCCAAGGTCAACAACAGTTACTAACGATTGCTCGCATTATTTTAGCCAATCCAGCAATTGTGATTTTAGATGAAGCAACCTCAAGTGTAGATACCCGAACAGAAATTGAAATTCAAAAAGCAATGAACCACGTAATGAAGGGGAGAACTAGTTTTGTCATTGCCCATCGTTTATCAACGATTCAATCTGCTGATTTGATTTTAGTAATGAAAGAAGGAACGATTATTGAGCAGGGCAGGCATTTAGAATTGCTTAATCAAGATTCCTTCTATTCCGATTTGTATAACAGTCAATTTTCATAA
- the nrdD gene encoding anaerobic ribonucleoside-triphosphate reductase: MNVENVEEGTANFKSKKLNVFVIKRDSRLVPFDDQKIYDALMKAEAQLNGKITPEVKAEIQEIVYKIDQEITDRFQKDIKIYEIQNIVEHILIAEKKVALAEHYISYRANRDFERTKATDINFTIEKLINKDRSVVNENANKDSEVFNTQRDLTAGIVGKSMGLKMLPPHVANAHQKGDIHYHDLDYQPYSPMTNCCLIDFKGMLTEGFKIGNAEVESPKSIQTAAAQMAQIIANVASSQYGGCSADRIDEVLAPFAQLNYDKHLATAKEWIEGEEKQLAFAKEKTEKDIYDAMQSLEYEINTLYSSQGQTPFTSLGFGLGTNWIEREIQQAILKVRIKGIGKEQRTAIFPKLIFTLKRGVNLEEQDPNYDMKQIALECATKRMYPDVLMYDKLVELTGSFKTPMGCRSFLQGWEDEEGNDVSSGRMNLGVLTLNIPRIAMEADGNQEKFWSILEERLAICKDGLVYRVERVKEATPSNAPILYMHGAFGNRLTKDQSVDELFKNRRATVSLGYIGLYEAATAFFGGEWEKDPAAKQFTLDILKTLKKHTDAWSDEYDYHFSVYGTPSESLTDRFCRLDTEKFGQVENITDKEYYTNSYHYDVRKNPTPFEKLEFEKDYPKYASGGFIHYCEYPNMRQNPKALEAVWDFAYDKIGYLGTNTPIDHCYECDFEGDFEPTERGFECPQCGNHDPKTCDVVKRTCGYLGNPQARPMVHGRHKEISSRVKHMK, encoded by the coding sequence ATGAATGTTGAGAATGTTGAAGAAGGTACTGCTAACTTTAAAAGTAAAAAACTAAACGTCTTTGTGATTAAAAGAGATAGTCGGTTAGTGCCATTTGACGATCAAAAAATTTACGATGCCTTAATGAAGGCAGAAGCACAGTTAAATGGAAAAATAACACCAGAAGTAAAAGCTGAGATTCAAGAAATTGTCTATAAAATTGATCAAGAAATCACAGATCGTTTCCAAAAGGATATTAAAATTTATGAAATTCAAAATATTGTTGAGCATATTTTAATCGCAGAAAAAAAAGTAGCCTTAGCAGAACATTATATCAGTTACCGAGCAAATCGAGATTTTGAACGAACCAAAGCAACGGATATCAACTTTACGATTGAAAAATTAATCAATAAAGATCGCTCTGTTGTGAATGAAAATGCTAATAAAGATAGTGAAGTTTTTAACACACAACGGGATTTAACAGCTGGAATTGTTGGGAAATCAATGGGATTAAAAATGTTGCCACCCCACGTAGCAAACGCACATCAAAAAGGAGATATTCATTACCATGACTTAGATTACCAACCATATTCTCCGATGACAAATTGTTGCTTGATCGACTTTAAAGGTATGTTAACAGAAGGCTTTAAAATTGGAAATGCGGAAGTTGAAAGTCCTAAGTCCATTCAAACAGCTGCCGCACAAATGGCACAAATTATCGCAAATGTTGCCTCTAGCCAATACGGCGGGTGTAGTGCTGACCGAATTGATGAAGTGCTAGCTCCCTTTGCACAATTAAACTACGACAAGCACTTAGCAACTGCTAAAGAATGGATTGAAGGAGAAGAAAAACAACTTGCCTTTGCAAAAGAAAAAACAGAAAAAGACATTTACGATGCGATGCAAAGCTTAGAATATGAAATCAATACGCTGTATTCTTCACAAGGACAAACGCCCTTCACCTCATTAGGTTTTGGTTTAGGAACAAACTGGATTGAACGAGAAATTCAACAAGCAATTTTAAAAGTACGAATTAAAGGAATAGGCAAAGAACAACGTACAGCGATTTTCCCTAAATTAATTTTCACATTAAAACGTGGCGTAAACTTAGAAGAACAAGATCCAAACTATGATATGAAACAAATCGCCTTAGAATGTGCAACAAAACGGATGTACCCAGATGTCTTAATGTACGATAAATTAGTAGAATTAACCGGTAGCTTCAAAACGCCAATGGGTTGTCGTTCCTTTTTACAAGGCTGGGAAGATGAAGAAGGCAACGACGTGAGTTCTGGACGGATGAACTTAGGCGTGTTGACGTTAAACATCCCACGAATTGCCATGGAAGCAGACGGCAATCAAGAAAAATTCTGGTCAATTTTAGAAGAACGTCTAGCCATTTGTAAAGACGGATTGGTTTACCGCGTCGAACGAGTGAAGGAAGCAACACCAAGCAATGCGCCTATTTTATACATGCATGGAGCATTTGGCAATCGCTTAACAAAAGATCAATCAGTAGACGAATTATTTAAAAATCGGCGTGCAACAGTATCGCTAGGCTATATTGGCTTGTATGAAGCAGCGACAGCCTTTTTTGGAGGAGAATGGGAAAAAGACCCAGCAGCAAAACAATTTACGTTAGACATTCTAAAAACCTTGAAAAAACATACGGATGCGTGGTCAGATGAATACGATTATCACTTTAGTGTCTATGGTACACCAAGTGAAAGTTTAACAGATCGCTTCTGTCGTTTAGATACTGAAAAATTTGGACAAGTTGAGAATATTACAGACAAGGAATACTACACAAACAGTTACCATTATGATGTGCGTAAAAATCCAACTCCTTTTGAAAAGCTTGAATTTGAAAAAGACTATCCAAAATATGCAAGTGGTGGTTTTATCCATTATTGTGAATATCCTAATATGCGACAAAATCCAAAAGCATTAGAGGCCGTATGGGATTTTGCCTACGATAAAATCGGTTATTTAGGCACCAATACTCCGATTGACCACTGTTATGAATGTGATTTTGAAGGAGACTTCGAGCCAACTGAGCGAGGATTTGAATGTCCACAATGCGGCAATCATGATCCTAAGACATGTGATGTTGTGAAAAGAACGTGTGGCTACTTAGGTAACCCCCAAGCGCGTCCAATGGTACACGGTCGTCATAAAGAAATTTCCTCTCGTGTTAAACATATGAAGTAA
- the nrdG gene encoding anaerobic ribonucleoside-triphosphate reductase activating protein encodes MKNPKPQEWQSTQLTKHHIADYKPFNFVDGEGVRCSLYVSGCLFACEGCYNKVAQSFQYGTPYTKELEDRIIEDLAKPYVQGLTLLGGEPFLNTGVTIQLAKRIRAEFGSTKDIWSWTGYTWDELMMETADKLELLSLIDIVVDGRFELSKKDLSLQFRGSSNQRIIDVPRSLTKGQVVLWEKGIDL; translated from the coding sequence ATGAAAAATCCTAAACCGCAAGAATGGCAATCGACGCAATTGACAAAACACCATATTGCCGATTACAAGCCGTTTAATTTTGTAGACGGGGAAGGCGTACGTTGTAGCCTATATGTAAGTGGCTGTTTATTTGCTTGTGAAGGCTGTTATAACAAAGTAGCACAATCCTTTCAATATGGAACTCCTTACACAAAAGAATTAGAAGATCGTATTATCGAGGACTTAGCAAAACCTTACGTTCAAGGGTTAACGCTACTTGGTGGAGAACCTTTTTTAAATACTGGTGTTACAATTCAACTAGCCAAACGAATTCGAGCAGAATTTGGTTCAACAAAAGACATTTGGTCGTGGACTGGCTATACATGGGACGAACTAATGATGGAAACTGCGGACAAATTAGAATTGCTAAGTTTGATAGATATTGTGGTAGATGGACGTTTTGAATTAAGCAAAAAAGACCTAAGCCTCCAGTTTAGAGGAAGTTCCAATCAGCGAATCATCGATGTACCTCGTTCTCTTACTAAGGGCCAAGTGGTGTTATGGGAAAAAGGAATTGATTTATAA